The nucleotide sequence CGATCACGCATACCGACGCGTCGGGAACGGCGCGCTTCGTCGTTCCGCCCGGCAGCGCGATCAGTCCCGGCGACACCGTGCTCGTCAGCGAGCGCTGGTTCTAGGGCGTGAAGCCCTTCATCGAGCCGTCATCTGAGTCAGTTCTTTTCTTGAGCATTTGTGTCAGGCAAATGCCTCGCATTTGACCAAGAAAATTCATCATCGGTTTCGCACCAGCGGAGGTCTGCGTTCTGCATCTAACTTGCAGTGGCGGACATGCGGCTTCGCACGTGTCTGGAAGTCTTTGTTGACGCCGGTGCATCGGCATCGAGCCGCTTTGGTTGCGATAAATTAGCGCTATGCGCTGACCGCATTCGAAACCTTATTCCAAGTTGCACTGCAGCGATGTAGAAGAACGACGTCCAAATCTAGGCGCGCCGGTTTGTTCGGTTAAGTGCCTGCAATCCGGAGTATGACCATGAACTATCATTTGCCGGTTCGCGTGGCGCGCGCGGCGACCGCGGCAGCGTTGCTCGCTTCCATCGCCGTGACGGCCTTGTGCGCCTCGTCGCATCAGGCATCGGCGGATTCCTATCCGAGCCGGCGCATCACCTTCGTCGTGCCCTATCCGGCGGGCGGCGCCACCGACGTCCTGGCCCGTTTGCTTGCCAACAAATTGTCGGAGTCATGGAAGCAGACCGTGCTCGTGGAGAACAAGTCGGGTGGCGGCGGCGTGGTCGGCAACGATTATGTGGCGAAGGCGCAGCCCGATGGATACACCGTGCTGGTCGGCATTACCCAGATCATTCAGGCGCCGAGCCTCGTTGCGAAGCTGCCCTACGATGTGTTCAAGGATCTCGCGCCCGTCACCCAGATCGCCTTGTCGACCATCGTTCTGACGGTCCCCGAGCAGCAGCCGATCAAGTCCGTCAAGGAACTGATCGACTATGCCAAGGCAAACCCCGGAAAGCCTTACGGCACCTTCGGCAACGCCACGACATCTCACCTCTACGGCGAATTGCTCAAGAAGACCGCCAATATCGACATGACCCATGTCCCCTATCGCGGCTCGGCTCCTCTCACGAACGACCTGCTCGCCAACACCGTGACGTCGGCTTTCGTCGACCTGACCACGGCCAGCGCGCAAATCAAGGCGGGCAAGCTCAGGCCGTTGGCGGTTGGCGGCGAGAAGCGCAGGACCGCGTTGCCCGACGTGCCGACGATGGCCGAACTTGGTTACCCCGGTTTTGAGATCGAAGGCTGGCTTGGCGTGTTCGTGCCCGCCGCAACGCCCAAGGAGATCGTGGCGAAGCTTTCCGAGGAACTCGCCCGCATCATCGCCTCGCCCGAGGGCGTCGCCGGGATCGAGACGCTCAGCCTCGTGCCGGTGGGCGGATCGGCCGAAACGTTCGAGAAAGTCCTGCGCCGCGATTACGAGCGGTGGGCCGATGTCGTAAAGGCAACCGGCGTCAAGGGCGAGTGAAGTAAGAGCAGCAAGCGTTGGCTTTAGCCACTTCCGTCATTCCGGGGCGTGCGATAGCACGAACCCGGAATCTCGAGATTCCGGGCTCGATGCTGCGCATCGCCCCGGAATGACGCCCTCCGGGCGTCACTTCAAATGCTTCGCGAAAAACGCCAGGCTGCGCGGCCAGGCGATGTCGGCGCTGGCCTTGTCGTAGCTGGCGCGCTCGTCGCAGTGAAAGCCGTGCTGCGCGCCGGGATAAATGTGGACTTCGACATCAGGCCGCTTGGCCTTGATGGTTTCGACGTCGGTCAGCGGAATGCCTGCATCCTTTTCGCCGAAATGCAGTTGCGTCGGCACTTGCGGCTTGTCGTCGGCAAAGCGGACCACGGCGCCGCCGTAATAGCCGACCGCGGCCGATAGACCCGACAGCTTGGTCGCCG is from Bradyrhizobium sp. AZCC 2176 and encodes:
- a CDS encoding Bug family tripartite tricarboxylate transporter substrate binding protein, with the protein product MNYHLPVRVARAATAAALLASIAVTALCASSHQASADSYPSRRITFVVPYPAGGATDVLARLLANKLSESWKQTVLVENKSGGGGVVGNDYVAKAQPDGYTVLVGITQIIQAPSLVAKLPYDVFKDLAPVTQIALSTIVLTVPEQQPIKSVKELIDYAKANPGKPYGTFGNATTSHLYGELLKKTANIDMTHVPYRGSAPLTNDLLANTVTSAFVDLTTASAQIKAGKLRPLAVGGEKRRTALPDVPTMAELGYPGFEIEGWLGVFVPAATPKEIVAKLSEELARIIASPEGVAGIETLSLVPVGGSAETFEKVLRRDYERWADVVKATGVKGE